TCTGCAGATTCAATTGAAAGAATGCAACTGCTTGTGAAAGTGAGCCAGCATTTTTAAGTTTACGGGGCTATTTTCATAGTTTATCCTATGTAATCTTAAGGTGTCTTGCTGTGTTGCAGTGACACTCAGCAGAGGAATTTAAAATTGGTGAGCACATTGATAGTTATTCCTCCCTCACGTTTATGGACAGAAATAATGCTATTACAGATTTCTAAAAGATTACATTTTTAATCAtgttaaaaataactgcaaatcATCTTCAAGTTCAGGAATCTTAAGCAGCATGCAAGTTAATAAAACAACTTCAAATCTCATTTGACACTGTCTTCTTGGTTGTGACTTTGCAGAAGCCTGTGAGAGTTCTCCTGGTAAATTTAGGCTGATCCATAATGCTTTTCTTCTTAAATGTCATCTTTCAACTAAGATTCCAGATATTAGTTGTCATTGTTATCTCTTTCAAAGCAAATCAACTGTACTTCTCTTACCATTCTtatggtttttattcttttttttcagaagagttttTGGAGTTTACTATAGGATTCTCTCATCTTTCCAACAGTAAACCCATATATTGTCAGCAAGTTTTTAGTTGTTATTGTTGCTATATAGCTCTTCTGTTGGCAAGTGACAGAGCTCTTATCAAAACCAGAGAGCAAGTGAGAAATTTGCCACTTTAAATGCAATAGAGAAGCGAGATATGTATTCCAGGCTCTTGCCTATGTTGAGAGATGTTGCAATCACAAGCACGACATATGTTGATTCACATCATACCTAGCCATGAAATGTAATCCTACCCGCTGTTGCAAGAGGAGGAAAAGGCTGTTTAGTTTCtcagtgagggtttttttcatgttggcAATAAGCTATTTCAACAAAGTTAAGATTATGCTGAATTGACTTGTGCCTGTCTGTCAGCACATGCCAAATATAACACTACCTTTCAGTTTTCCTCAGGAGAACTTTTTTTGTCAAGCAGTACCTCAAATTCCTGGAAACCAGTTTTGAGTAGAGATCACAAGTGAAAGCCAAATCCAGATGTGCAGTCTGTGAGTTTGAGACAGTTCTTTGGTAATTTTTGTGTAATAAGAAGATGCTTCAAAGGTCTTTCTTTTACTTCAGggtttgaaatattttacaataagTGCTGAATGTTGATTGTATTTATCATTCTGAGGATCAATTTCATAACTGGGATGTTCCTTATTTCATGACACAATGGGACTCTCAATTATCTGACGCTAAAGGACCTGGAGTTACTTTTGGGTCATTTTTGGATGATCCAGGCAGTTTTTAATGAGATGAACATTAAGGTGGTAAAGAGAATTTATTTTGGATAACTGGAATTTGGATGTTCTGTTGCTGAAACCTTTGAGCTCCatttaatgtaaataaattcTGGCATTTGGTGGCACTGGGATTAGAActagaatatttttaatgtttaattttcatgttttcattttttttaggtATTACTTGTGGTCGTACACGCATCCCTGTTTTAGGAAAACTTGGGACTTTTGAAACTTGTTCCCTAAGACGGATTCCTCTTAGAAACTTTTCGGAAACACCAGCCTATTTTGCTTCAAAGGACGGTGCAAACAAGGAGGGTTCTGGAGATGGAAGCAAGGTAATCTCCACGCATTAGGTTTTTCAGtagtttatataaaatatttcttaaatatttttagtatttttttccttacttaaaATTAGAATCTTCTTGAAATTTTTGCTAACTCTTGACATTTCTGATCCTTCAAATTGCTACAACtgacagtgaagaagaaaaaaatggtattgTGAATATGTTAGCAGACAAACCTTATAAACATCCTAtagtttttttcccagttttataAATCTTTTTGCCTAGCATAAAGGGACACTTGAAAACTTAGTAAAATGTTATAAATCCACAACAGGTTTCAGGATCTCAGGAAAGAGTAGTAGTCAGAACTATTCTCGTTCAAAAGCCTGCTATGTCCAAGTAGGCTTTTTAAAGGGAGtacattttaaagtgtttttgttTGCAGCACTATTTTGGTAGTTGTATTAAGCAAGACAAGTTTGTGAGGAGACTAGCTTTATTCTTGTCAGTAAATTGTAATCTATTTTCATCCTAGTCTTTCTCTGTAATTATAGTTAATAAACAGCTTCTTCAGTTAAATGATTACCTGAGAATAAAACTGCTCTTTAGTCAGCAAATAAGATTTTGAGAGTTCACAGGCAATAACTTTGCCTTAGTATGGCATGTTGTAACATCTGAGGTACTGTCCAGATGACACAGGTGTGTTCTGAAGATTCagattaaacttttttaaaaaataaagaaggaagataaaagaaTTTTAATAGTCTTTTTCTTGAGAGGGGTTATGAGGAGAAATGACTAGGCaagcaaggttttaaaaaaatggggaaCTGCCttagaaaagggaagagagatcTTTGCTGTTTCCTAAAATATAATAGCTTTTATTATTAATCAAAGTATGAAGGCATAGAATGGatagagttttaaaaaatgttaacctTGAACACCACTAAGCAAGGTAACATGGAAAAAGACAAGTAGGTCTCAGGGAACTCTGCCTTAgaagtaaaagataaaaaaaagataaaaagataaaaagagaTGCTTGTTTTATAGGCCATATCTACCCTATAGCCATCTGCCAGCATAGCTACATCTGTCAAGGATGTGAGAAGACTTGTGGCTTCAGAAACCCTTAGAATCAACAAAGTTGCGATAATGAAATTACTCTATAAGtatgatttgttttcttctttggtgttaaaataaattacattgaaATATACTATTAAAACATTCTTGATGCAGTTTAGCTTGTTATTGTTCTAGTTCCAGTGAAGCAGTTCTAATGTGGATCTGGGATGCATCTTCCGTGGGCATCCAAAATTGGTAGACGTGGGAAATGCAGATGTGTGTACACTTCCAAATGTTTATATCATGTTGTTCTAAGTTttcaaagcctttaaaaaatCCTGACAATAGTTATTTTGTCATTCAGCTATTGCAATATTCGCATTACTGGATTCCATAAACACGCTGCTAAATGCCTAATGTAACAGCTCCATTGTTTGGGGCTAATTGTCTGGAAATCTTTTTTTAGAAGTCTGTCGGTGAGGGGGGTGGTAAAAAGACAAGCTCTGGAAGCTCTGGGAAAGGAGGGAACCAGCTGCGCTGCCCAAAGTGTGGTGACTTGTGCACACACGTGGAGACCTTTGTGTGTAAGTTTTAatgaatactttattttttaaatagacacTGAAGTGACTATATTTGTGATCTAACGTAGGCCTGATAGCTAAGTTTTAGCCTACCTAATTATGCAATGTCAAAAATTTTCTTATGCTTAGTTTGGCCACGTTGGCATAAGCATGTATTGTTTCTCTGGATACATTTGTGTCATTTCCTATGATGTGTGGTGGAGCCGAATATGGTGGTGGAATTCAGACTGCAACTGTGAATACGcagttttaaaatagtttgttACATTTTATGCAGTGGAAGAGATGCTCACATAAACAATACCATTTAACTACTGATGATTCTTTTTGTccattatataaatatatacttatatatgtgtatgtttgtaATGTCTGTCCTTTGTTTACTAAATAATAAAACTTTAATCCTGCATGTAGTTTAGCCAAAGTGCTTATCCAGCTGACGAGTTAGTATATGACAGATGGCTTACTAGAATGGTCTTCTGTGGTGAAGTCAGCTCCATAATACATTCCAAATAGGAGACTGAAAAGTCCAAATAGAAAATCCAAAATGTGTCTGATGCCTGGTGTCCAGCAGCAATAGCTACTTTTTTTGAAGTACAGTCCAAATTAATGCCAGTTATGCTTTAGGCTCTATCAGACTTGAAGATGTTTATCCTTATTTCAGTGCTAATGAGACCAGCCTAGAAAATAGTTGTTAGAAAGCAAATACTCATTGTTAGGGCTCAGGGAGGAAGTATCAAGTCATAATCAGACATGTGCACTGAGAAGCTTAAGACAAGGTCAGCTTAAACTTGTTCAACAGTTGTTAATATTGCAGTTGGTGAAGATAGTGAGCAGATGTGCTATTATTTGTTGCTACTCatataatatttaataaaaatgatcAAACATCATGAATCACAAGACAATTCTATAATAACAGTATTTATGTTAGATAAAAGGATCAGTCCTCAGCTActgttttttcccagaaatattaaactttttttgttgctgtttgaaaCTATAGGCAACAAAGTTTTCTGTAAAATCTGGCACTAGTTGATGGAACTAGAAATACAACCTGTGTGGTGGTCAATATGTTGGCCTCTCCATGGACTAGGTGTGGTTGAAAACAGCGGAAGGATTTTTAACCTCATTTATATTCTTATGAGATGATTTATGAGTAGACAGAGACATTTTGAAGCACTCTCATGTCACTGGTGTGTTTGCTCCCCTTGTTACTGGAGTTTGTGGTTTTATCTGGAAATACCATTCAAGCATTGCCCCAGAGTAGAACAATCACTGTGTATCCCTGGAAGGCAGAGATGTGATTTAGTATATTGTCAGTGTCTCTAGGAATCTTTAAGCATGCTTGAAAACTTTCATAGGAAGAGAATTCATTCATACTAACGTTATGGGAGAAAATGTCTGGTATACGCAATCTCAAATTCGCAAGTAGTGATACCGCACTTGAGTTGCGGCATCAGAATGGCACAGGTACTGTAAACAGCTTGGGACTGGAAACCCACTTTGTACTTGTAAAATCAGTGTTGCAGCTGGACAGATTTGTTAGAAGCTTGAAAGTCAAAACATGAGGAAGTCTTCTTGTGAATAATTGAATGTATCTACTTTTCTTATCCTTGCATGTTCTACTCTGAGGCTTTAGGGTTGTACAGCTTTTAAATGAAGTCTGTTACTAGTTTAAACTAAGTACAGTGTCACCAGATAATGGAGTAGAGCAGACCTTTTTGTTCATCTTGAGAACAGCTGTCAGTTTTCTGTTAATTGGtaacttaaaaattaaaccaaTGATTGTAATTGCTCTAATTTCTCAGAAATTCCTGTGAGTCGTGGTCAAGTTTTCTCTGGACCTGTGTCTTTCTGTTTTAGTCTGTTAGTTTGAGCACACTGCTTCCAAGCCAAACTGTAGAATATAAAGCAGCTGGAAAATGGAAGAGCTAAttatcttaaaaattattttaaaaaagaaaacaaaaactaataagaaaaaaaagctggttgTCCAGTGGAGTTATTTTTTAAGGGGGCTTCTCTTTGTATCTGGAAATCCTGCACAAGGATATGCTTGGCAGTGGCTTTCCTGTTAAGGAAGAATACGATGCAAACCAAAAGGAATTTTGCTTTGACACACTTTCTCAGCACTTCCTGTATTGTTTTGCGTTGTGAGAATCTGTAAGGAGAGGTTTGTGATCAGTGAAATAAGATGTGAGCCTCAGATGTAGAGTGAAATCCAATAGCTATAAAGCTGATTGACATAAGAAGCCTTATCTAGGCACTGCTTTTACTGTCTCCACCTGCTGCCATCAGGTTAGCTCCCATCCTCCAAAGCAAGACTTCCTGCTACTGTACATACTTAATAGGCAAGAAGCTTCCCTGTTCTCTTTCTCTTGATGTCTTTTTACCTTACAGCGGTTTAACAGTAGCCCATTATCTCAAAGCTACAAGTATTTTTAAGATTAATCCTCCGGTGGTTTTGGCTTCCTGTATGTATTGTAAAAACCTGACCTTTCTCTTTGGCAAGGTCAGCTCTTATGGACTTTAGAAATCTCTTTGCAAATGCAGCCTCTGTGGTAATGTTGCCTGAATCAAAAACAACACTTGACTTACATTTTACCCCACTGTAAATATTTGCAGACATTTTAATGACAGTGAGGTAATTTGACGTGAAGGCTCTTTGCCTCTGTGCTTTTGTGTTTGCTAAAAGAACATATAAAACCATGCCAGTATTTAAGAATAGCAAAGTTGTTTGCAATTTTGAATGCTCAGTCTTAGGGAGATAGCGGTGCTTAAACTTGGTATCCCTGTATTTCAGAGCAAACTTCTCAaaattttttgttctgttaaaacttgtattgatactttttttccagattgctGTGTAGATGATAGAAACTGGCCAGTTTCACAGCTGTGTTTTGGTAACTGAGTCTCCTCCTCAAGGCACCCCATACATCAAAGTTTCTCTGTAACCATGGTCCCTATTGGTCTTGCTGAAATGAGGAAGATCTCTAAGAACTTTCCTCTGTGCTGCTTGAAGTAATTGATAAAAGCTTACTCTGCACAATAATTTTTTCACTGAATGATGTTTTAGAGATGCACAATAGTATTCTTAATagcctgctttttattttctatttttttttaactattcccATGGATCTATAAAGGGGGCAAGTATTCTCGTGGCTCTTTCATCCTAATAAAGCCAACTATTAGCATTGCATAAGGAAGGGCAATAGCCTCATGACACTGTAGTCATTAATAATATCAGAGGTGTTTTGAGTGGGCATTGGGAGAAAGTTTGAGGGTTTTGCCCTACAGTATTGTTGGTAAATAACAATTATATAAGAGGGGTGCAGGCAAGTCGTTCTCCATTTTATTCCCATCAGGCAGATAACAGTAATTTGGACTGTTGCCAGGAGAACTTTCCAGCTGTTACACAAATTTTTCTTTGGACTAGAGTTAATAAAGCTGTGATGGTCACAGTATTATGTGCTACATTCTTAAAGTAATCTGCTGGTCATACTTATCCAGTCATAACGTGTGTTTAATATTAAAGTAAAAACCCACCTACTCCTCTTTTGCTGATGCCAGCTCTATGGGAGGCAACAACAAGTTATAAATAAGCAGCTTGTTTGTTGCTAGAGGCTGTTACTAAAATCAGGTGGTACTACAGTGTTCAAGCCATTTTCTAAAAACTTCTTATGATTTCAGAAGTTTTGACATTGAAGTTTTTCATGTGGTTGTTTTGCTacatttactttgcttttaatttaatacaTTTACTAATATATTTACTTTAAATCAGTCCTGTTGCACATGATTTGCATTTAATAGCATAGTAGTACGGTCAGAAAAGATCTATTTTGAATTACAAATTTATTCTTCTCTACTGTCTATTTTTGATTATTTCAACTTCGcttttccaaaggagaaaaaaaaagtagtgcaaGTTCTAGTTTTCAGGCTTTTGAAACCAGTCTTTGTAGATAGCATGATTTCTTGAGACATAGTTCACAAAGTCAGCTGTAGGAGGGTTTGGCTTTTggaatttgaaagaaatttgtTCTACTCttgacagtaaaaataaataagcaaacgaTCTTGCAAAACATCAAAGTCCTGATCATCTGTTGCATACCACTGCTGGCTCTTGTTGGGAGGAGGCCTTTGTGTGACCTCTGTGCTCTGTGTCCTGGGCTTAGGTGACTTGAACATGCTCCATAGTGTTGTTCCACAGCCAGTGGGATGCAGACTGGGAGCTGCCAGAGCTGTCCTCTCCTGAACTTGCTGCATGCTATCCTTGATATTGTAGATTGCTTCCCCACACTTTAGAGTAGTCTGTCccaaatgacttttttcttttttttttttttgcctgctagTTTGAGAGTTAGGAACAATTCCTGCATAGTTAGAAGCCCTCATTAGTTTTGCATCACTCTGAGATGCCAAATTCCCTCTTCTGAGTGTAGTACTACTGAATAAGTATGAAAtagatttttgctttttaatccctTGTTTGGTTGCTACCCTGCGTTGAGACTTTTTGGACAAATTGCATTTCCTCTGTGTCAAATTTCATAGTCCACTAATTGCTTTTAAAGCTTCTAAGGTGAACAAAGGAGAAGAGTTGTGTAAACACGGAGGTGTCTATGCTGTCTTACAGGTGCTTGTCCTGTATATGACAAACTTGGGCAGTTGATTGAGTGCTGTCTAAGCAATTCCTGTTgccattttgttttactttttctgcagCTTCCACCCGCTTTGTGAAGTGTGAAAAGTGTCACCATTTTTTTGTTGTACTGTCAGAGGCAGACACAAAAAAGAGCATCATTAAAGAGCCCGAGTCAGCAGCAGAAGCTGTGAAATTGGCATTCCAGCAGAAGCCACCGCCTCCACCGAAAAAGGTATGGTTCTTAATTTCACCACATTATTTCCTTGTATTACAGCATGGTGAAATGCTTTACTTCTTAATCTGCATCAGGTGTGTAATGGTCTACTTTGACAGAGCAACAAACAAGACAGTCAGCTCAGGATTAAACCTTTGAGAGCTATGTGACCCAGCAGAGCACTGATAAAGTGAACAAGTAGATCCAATAAAAGTAGTTGGGCTtattttcctctgcctttgtgTTGTGACTGAAGTCCAGTACCTTCATTTTTATCTTGTGACCCTGAGGCTAACTTCAACCCTCACCAACTGTAGTAtcttttatttcctgctgtgGCCTCATATTCTGCACCCTTACATTAGCAGCTTTCTTCTGTAGCTGCAGAACCTTTTATTTGTCTTGTTTCTGGGCAAGAACTGTGGCTGATTAGCTTGTGGCTGTGACCCATCTTATTTGGTTTCCCTTTCCCAAATAGTGAGGGAGCTTATTGTTTTTCTCAGTTCCTAGTGGACTGTAATGATTTCTGAAGCTGCGTGTGGCTCCCGGATAGTCAGTCCTCTTGTAAGACATTAAATATTCTTgaaatttctgttccttttacaAATTTGGGTGAAAATAAGAATGGATTTAAATATTAGTAGGGAAGAACCGACAGACACAATATGATTAAGTGCCATGTTTTTAAGTAAACTTATCAACAGgaatatgttttttattttagacGTTGGgtttctgtttctcagttctGTAATGGTTGGTTTGGACCAAAGTCCATCTTTGGCACAATATACTATTTTTTGCTGCAGGGTGGTTTAGAAGTATTATTAAAATTGAGTTATTTTTCAGATTTATAACTACCTCGACAAATATGTTGTTGGTCAGTGTTTTGCCAAGAAGGTGCTTTCAGTTGCTGTGTACAATCATTACAAGAGAATCTACAATAATATCCCAGCTAACCTGAGACAACAAGCAGAAGTTGAAAAGCAGAATTCTTTAACACCGAGAGGTTTGTATTATGTTTGGTATTTTTCTAGTCAAATAAAACTTACCATTTCAGGGCTCTAATGTAAGAAACCTGAGATGGATTTTACCTTGACACTGGATGttctgtaattggaatgagctaAAAGAATTTCTATTACATTTAATGTTCACTGTATGCAAActtctgtgatttatttaaaagtaatcGAGGGTTTATGATGCCATGGGTATGGCCTCCTGTTATTACATGGTTAGCATTTTTTACTGACGCATGTTATTaggtattttcttttaacttcataaAGTGAGCCTCCTAAAGCTTTCTTTCTAATCTCATTTACTGCTTAACGGTAAATCTGTTGCTTAATCTGCAAGCAACAACGTAGATCATGAAGACAATATTTTGTGTAGTGAATTTGATGAATAGCTAGCTTTCTAACCTCActtgctgctgttggcagcatctgTTGGTCACCATAGTATTGTTCCATATCTAGCAGGTGTAGATGGAGTTACTTTTGGCAGTACTCTTGCTACTGAGTAAGTGTGTAGCTATGTTGATCTAATTTATTTTTGGAAGTAGGATTAAGTTACTGTGTCTGATTCAAAACGtaccttgatttattttttttaaggtgttttgttctgttttgcaaTAAATAGTATGCTAAGCAAACAGAATCTTTGTTTTTTTGAATTTATGTAAAGAAGTATTTTAACTGAGGGGAAAGCATTAGTAGCACTTTTCTGGTAATGGTAGGAGAGCAGTTGTGTACCTGGCACAGAGAAGTTTCTAACCATCCACAGGAAGATAAAATGGTGCACACCCACCCAGAGGGACTGGCAGTGAACATTTATAATGGGTagtattttgaaatatatgtaATCTTATGTTGTAACACTCGGATATAAATGTGAGAGTTTAAGGAAgacttttcaaaacaaagttatattatagcattttttccccttctgtaagtggcttaaaaatgaaaatctaatCAGAGTTAATAGACTGTTATTGTTTTAAGTAGTAGAAAGCTTGCTGTCATTTTTATAAGCATGCAAGTTGGGTTTGGGGTTAATTTTGACAGCAATAAATACTAATTCATGTGGGGATTTCTTGTTAGAAATAGATTCATATACAGTGATGAGATTTATTCAGAAGAGGGCAAGAGGTGGAGAATTTATAAGCTTTTATAAACttactttttattactgttttcatcCTCTCTCTTAGAATTAGAAATCAGAAGACGGGAGGATGAGTACAGATTTACAAGTAAGTGAACTCTCTCCTCATGTCCTCCTCTGCAATATCTACTCTTTTGATGTTAATGTAGAATAGTCTTTAGTGACTGCTCATTTGAAATGCTGGGTAAAAtcctgcttgcttttcttctgcaagtaAATTTAATTGATGGCATTGAGTGCATTTTTAACAAAGGTGACTAGGATTTGAGACTCTGTCTAGTTCTAGGTGGAAAGCAGGTAAATTGTAAAAATACCTTTTATGAAGTTGGTTAAATAATTATGTGTCCTTAGAATTGTTCTCAGTAGACTGAgtgaaattgaattttttttttttttttttttttttacttggatcTGAGGTGTGATTATATTAGTAATGCCAAACAGAATATAATGAGGTAGATAGTAAAGGAAGTTATGCAACTGTTTTCTGCAGGGTATTTGTCCTCTTAAAAGGCACTGTCACCTTGAACCTCGGAATGCCTTCCCCCCCCAGTTGATGTCAGTTATGTTTATTTTCAGTCCACTGGAACTCTCCTGGCTATTGAACTTTTTCCTTAGACTAGTGTAGATCAATTTGTATGCCCAGTTACACCTCTTCAAACCATTTTCTTAATCTTCAGAATTGCACCCTGCAAGCCAATTAAAACTAGtgctctgaaaaaagaaaatccagctgAGTCTCCATATCCATGTGTAGAGTCAAAACCTGTAACAACTGAACTAAGACAGGTCTTTAAATCTTGAGAGTAGACCTGTGCATTGCTTTTGTAATTGTTACGGTATGTAACAATTCCTGTTGTACTGTACTGTATGTACAGTTCCTGTACTTTTTCATCATAGAGATCAACAGTTTGGGTTTATTTCCtcttgtgctaaaaaaaaaaaaaatcagaaaaaaactacAGATAAAATGAGTTAATTTGTAAGGACTGAAAATTTCTCATGTTTTTTAGTGTAGAGGAATATTTTTAGATAATCCACTGTACCACTGGAAATTCTtttcatatatgaaaaatatatgctTGTGCAAAAATACGATTGGAACTCGTTTTTGTAATAATTGTGCCATGTGTCTGTTGCAGTCCTATCTGTAAACTTCTGTACAGATAGAATTATAGGTttgcagaacaaaacagaacaaccaAGCTTTTATTATGTATTTAAGGTAATGGCAGACCTTGTTAGTGCTCAAACAGTACTATTATTGTTCTCTTCAGAACTATTGCAGATTGCTGGAATCAGTCCACACGGTAATGCTTTAGGAGCATCGATGCAGCAACAAATGAACCAGCAGATACCTCAGGAGAAACGGGGAGGAGAAGTGTTAGATTCACCCAACGATGACataaaacttgaaaaaagtaatattttgctGCTTGGACCAACTGGATCAGGTATACAGCTGCATGTTTTTATAGGTGTCAGATTTTCCTTAGAATTGATTGTTAATGAGTGATTTTCCTCTCTTGTGATTATTCCAATTTGGTGTATAAAAAGCTGAACTGTGAATTCCAAACTGGGATTTTTGTACTTTCATGCCATGGTAACAAGCTGAGCTAAATGGCCTTGAAAAGGAATGAGGTCTATTCATGtggttttctttgtggtttttgtgtggtttttttttttaaaaaattgcctaTATTTACTGACTGATGAAAAGATGTAACTTTCACTAAGCTGAAATAAAATGCGTTTAAAGTTTCTCTGCTTTAGATGGCAAGCTGAGATGCTGCAGTTAGAAAGTGTTGTTTCACCTCTGGGACAGATCTGTTGCAGGGGGGttaaaagagaaattatatttgTATGTTCATAAGAAGTGGGAGTGTTTGTGCTGAAGTGATagcatttttcagactttttggaAGAACATTcactaaataatattttaattctgtttctccCAAACTTCAAAGCAGGAGCAATTGGACTTTGCATTGTACCCCAAGTGTCTGCAAAGCGCTGCGGATTTATTTAATCTTTAATCTGTGCAAGTACCTGTATTCTGTTTTTTACATTGTGTAACATACTATATACATTTCAAGCTGCCTCAAATGCATAGTATTAGTCTAATTCAGAAATACAGCTTGCCAATGTAAAAAACACTGTTTATGAAAACTGGCTTCCTTGGAAATTATTCTTATATGAATATATGAACATGCTGGCATCATTCAAAATGTCTAAGGACAGTAATGATGATCATATagtaaatatttggttttgtgtGCTCTAAAGAAATGTATGGAAGTTGTAACATACAGGTTTTATTTCATCAGGTAAAACCTTGCTGGCTCAGACGCTAGCTAAATGCCTAGATGTACCTTTTGCTATCTGTGATTGTACTACCTTGACTCAAGCTGGCTATGTTGGTGAAGACATTGAATCTGTCATTGCAAAACTTCTGCAAGATGCCAACTACAATGTAGAAAAAGCTCAGCAAGGTAGACTTTTACAATATGTTTCCTGAAGTTCATTCATAGACACTGTTAATCTCGCCTAAGTGCTCTAAACTTTGAGACCACCAGTATTTCTGTAATTTATAGTCCTGTTGCATGTACCTGAATTTTAACACTTTAAATCAGAAATAATAAACCTGAAAAGAGCTCTAAGCATATCTTGTAGTTTTTGTTCTTGTCCATAGTTGGACAAGATCGCATACATTTTTGCAACCTACAGTATGGAAGTAGAACAGACTGCTGCTGTCTTGAATTATATTCTTCCCTGTAAGTTCTTGCTTCTCTTAAAAAGTGGAGTCTTCCTTAAATCCATTTTCTATAACTGCAGGAATTGTTTTTCTGGATGAAGTGGATAAGATTGGCAGCGTTCCTGGTATTCATCAGTTACGGGATGTTGGAGGAGAAGGTGTTCAACAAGTAAGTACTTCTGTGGAGTAATTTCACTTTGTAAGCAAACAGCCCATCAAGTCTACATATCATCCTATCATGTCAAATAGCACGGGAGTGTATAGAGTCATAGTTCTTCAGTTCCTTAATTACTAACCTTTGAAACCCTAATCTTTCCTCTTTACTTTCTTcattccaaaaaaaacccacccccaaaactcAAAAGCAACTCAGGACTGCTTCATagaaacattttaattgaaaaacgTCCTTGCAGCATTCAGATAGAAAATTGCGTAATGTAGGCAAGAATAgataacattttccattttgaCAAAACTATTAAAGCAACTTGTTACCAAGTGCAGCTCATAATGTGCATGGGAGTCAcattaaagaaagatttttgtctATCATTGAATGGGATTGTTTGTCTTGTATGGAAAACCGATTTCTTTATACACTTATTATAAAGGCATAAGGGATTAAATAATGTAAATACATCTGTGAAAGTAAGCACAATATGGTGTGTCATCTTATATGATGCTACACAGTGGAATTTTATAttgcttatttcttctttccttcttagGGCTTGT
This window of the Accipiter gentilis chromosome 10, bAccGen1.1, whole genome shotgun sequence genome carries:
- the CLPX gene encoding ATP-dependent Clp protease ATP-binding subunit clpX-like, mitochondrial isoform X1, producing the protein MSACHSCAAAARLLGSTLPSARRGITCGRTRIPVLGKLGTFETCSLRRIPLRNFSETPAYFASKDGANKEGSGDGSKKSVGEGGGKKTSSGSSGKGGNQLRCPKCGDLCTHVETFVSSTRFVKCEKCHHFFVVLSEADTKKSIIKEPESAAEAVKLAFQQKPPPPPKKIYNYLDKYVVGQCFAKKVLSVAVYNHYKRIYNNIPANLRQQAEVEKQNSLTPRELEIRRREDEYRFTKLLQIAGISPHGNALGASMQQQMNQQIPQEKRGGEVLDSPNDDIKLEKSNILLLGPTGSGKTLLAQTLAKCLDVPFAICDCTTLTQAGYVGEDIESVIAKLLQDANYNVEKAQQGIVFLDEVDKIGSVPGIHQLRDVGGEGVQQGLLKLLEGTIVNVPEKNSRKLRGETVQVDTTNILFVASGAFNGLDRIISRRKNEKYLGFGTPSNMGKGRRAAAAADLANISGESDPHEDIEEKDRLLRHVEARDLIEFGMIPEFVGRLPVVVPLHSLDEKTLVRILTEPRNAVVPQYQALFSMDKCELNVTEDALKAIARLALDRKTGARGLRSIMEKLLLEPMFEVPNSDIVCVEVDKDVVEGKKEPGYIRAPTKDSSEEEYDSGVEEEGWPRQADAANH
- the CLPX gene encoding ATP-dependent Clp protease ATP-binding subunit clpX-like, mitochondrial isoform X2: MSACHSCAAAARLLGSTLPSARRGITCGRTRIPVLGKLGTFETCSLRRIPLRNFSETPAYFASKDGANKEGSGDGSKKSVGEGGGKKTSSGSSGKGGNQLRCPKCGDLCTHVETFVSSTRFVKCEKCHHFFVVLSEADTKKSIIKEPESAAEAVKLAFQQKPPPPPKKIYNYLDKYVVGQCFAKKVLSVAVYNHYKRIYNNIPANLRQQAEVEKQNSLTPRELLQIAGISPHGNALGASMQQQMNQQIPQEKRGGEVLDSPNDDIKLEKSNILLLGPTGSGKTLLAQTLAKCLDVPFAICDCTTLTQAGYVGEDIESVIAKLLQDANYNVEKAQQGIVFLDEVDKIGSVPGIHQLRDVGGEGVQQGLLKLLEGTIVNVPEKNSRKLRGETVQVDTTNILFVASGAFNGLDRIISRRKNEKYLGFGTPSNMGKGRRAAAAADLANISGESDPHEDIEEKDRLLRHVEARDLIEFGMIPEFVGRLPVVVPLHSLDEKTLVRILTEPRNAVVPQYQALFSMDKCELNVTEDALKAIARLALDRKTGARGLRSIMEKLLLEPMFEVPNSDIVCVEVDKDVVEGKKEPGYIRAPTKDSSEEEYDSGVEEEGWPRQADAANH